From one Conyzicola nivalis genomic stretch:
- a CDS encoding GNAT family N-acetyltransferase, which translates to MIAIRSASEVPWADLERVFDTPGDPRTCWCQYFKVTGAEWEATAAKALAPRLREQTRRGDPTPGLIAYVDDEPAGWVAVEPRGNYPRLQRSRIVTTGSAQAWGDASVWSVVCFVVRRDFRRRGVSSRLLDAAVEHAKAGGARVVEGYPVDLAGITGSPAGSLYHGTVSMFEAAGFEEIAVPDPARRVMARVLADR; encoded by the coding sequence ATGATCGCGATCCGTTCCGCGTCCGAGGTCCCCTGGGCCGACCTCGAGCGAGTCTTCGATACGCCGGGCGATCCGCGCACCTGCTGGTGCCAGTACTTCAAGGTCACCGGCGCCGAGTGGGAGGCCACCGCCGCGAAGGCCCTCGCGCCCAGGCTGCGCGAGCAGACCCGCCGCGGTGATCCGACCCCGGGCCTCATCGCGTACGTCGACGACGAGCCGGCCGGATGGGTCGCCGTCGAGCCGCGCGGCAACTATCCGCGATTGCAACGCAGCCGCATCGTCACGACCGGTTCCGCGCAGGCGTGGGGCGACGCATCCGTCTGGTCCGTCGTCTGTTTTGTGGTGAGGCGCGACTTCCGGCGCCGAGGTGTGAGTTCGCGGTTGCTCGACGCGGCCGTCGAACACGCGAAGGCCGGGGGCGCGCGGGTGGTGGAGGGCTATCCGGTCGATCTCGCCGGGATCACCGGCTCCCCTGCCGGCTCGCTCTATCACGGCACCGTTTCGATGTTCGAGGCCGCGGGGTTCGAGGAGATCGCCGTCCCCGACCCGGCGCGACGAGTGATGGCTCGAGTACTCGCCGACCGCTAG
- a CDS encoding bleomycin resistance protein, which yields MERTVPLLPCRSVDESVEFYRLLGFECTYRQQRPYATAVVERGNIGIHLFEMAGFDPASSYASVLIVTPDTDVLFEAFAAGLRTGLGRLPFTGIPRITRPRKKQGTSGGFSVIDPGGNWLRVVRAGEPEQHETPKGMARVLENAARQGDSRGDERAAIAILDAGLARYSDAGPVERVPALVYLAELQLRIGEAEAARATLAEVRETPLSADDRATLQPELDAARELETDDAL from the coding sequence GTGGAACGGACGGTACCGCTCCTCCCGTGTCGTTCGGTCGACGAGTCGGTCGAGTTCTACCGGCTGCTCGGGTTCGAGTGCACGTACCGTCAGCAGCGTCCCTACGCGACCGCGGTGGTGGAACGGGGCAATATCGGGATCCACCTGTTCGAGATGGCCGGGTTCGACCCGGCGAGCTCGTATGCGAGCGTTCTCATCGTCACACCCGACACCGACGTGCTGTTCGAAGCGTTCGCGGCGGGCCTCCGGACCGGACTCGGCAGGTTGCCCTTTACCGGCATCCCGCGCATCACTCGTCCGCGCAAGAAGCAGGGCACATCCGGGGGGTTCAGCGTCATCGACCCGGGCGGCAACTGGCTCCGGGTCGTTCGAGCCGGCGAACCCGAACAGCACGAGACGCCGAAGGGCATGGCGCGCGTGCTCGAGAACGCAGCGAGACAGGGAGATTCTCGCGGCGACGAGCGGGCCGCGATCGCAATTCTGGATGCCGGACTCGCCCGATACTCCGACGCCGGGCCGGTCGAACGAGTGCCCGCGCTGGTATACCTCGCCGAGTTACAGCTTCGCATTGGCGAGGCGGAGGCGGCACGCGCGACCCTGGCCGAGGTGCGGGAGACGCCGTTGTCCGCGGACGACAGAGCGACGCTGCAACCCGAACTCGACGCGGCGCGCGAACTCGAGACAGACGACGCCTTGTAG
- a CDS encoding aldo/keto reductase codes for MSEQTVPQPTTHLGRTGVEVSRLALGTMMFGDWGNRDHDDSIRVIHRAIDAGINFIDTADIYSFGESEEIVGKAIAGKRDDLVIATKFFNGMKQQPNYRGGSRRWIVRAVEDSLRRLGTDYIDLYQMHRPDEHTDIDESLGALSDLVTQGKVRYIGSSTFQPSQVVEAQWSARQNHTARFVTEQPPYSMLARGIEADLLPTTLRHGVGTLVWSPLAGGWLSGKFRAGQDLPTTHRSDRDPGRYDLSKPGIAAKFDAASALGELADDLGVPLVHLALAFVLRHPGVTSAIIGPRTMEQLESQLDAASLELTTETLDRIDQIVPPGTNLNPDDAGFTNYWLEAARRRR; via the coding sequence ATGTCAGAGCAGACCGTACCTCAGCCCACCACTCACCTCGGCCGCACAGGAGTGGAGGTCAGCCGCCTCGCCCTCGGAACCATGATGTTCGGCGATTGGGGTAACCGCGATCACGATGACTCCATCCGTGTCATCCATCGGGCGATCGATGCCGGTATCAATTTCATCGACACGGCCGACATCTACTCGTTCGGTGAGTCCGAGGAAATCGTAGGCAAGGCCATCGCCGGCAAACGGGACGATCTGGTGATCGCGACCAAGTTCTTCAATGGCATGAAACAGCAGCCGAACTACCGCGGGGGATCGCGTCGCTGGATCGTGCGCGCGGTCGAAGACTCGCTGCGCCGCCTCGGCACCGACTACATCGATCTCTACCAGATGCACCGCCCCGACGAGCACACCGACATCGACGAGAGCCTCGGCGCACTGAGCGACCTCGTGACGCAGGGCAAGGTGCGCTACATCGGTTCGTCGACCTTCCAGCCCTCGCAGGTCGTGGAAGCACAGTGGAGTGCCCGCCAGAATCACACCGCCCGCTTCGTCACCGAGCAGCCGCCCTACTCGATGCTGGCCCGCGGCATCGAGGCAGACCTGCTGCCGACGACCCTGCGGCACGGCGTGGGCACGCTGGTCTGGAGCCCACTCGCCGGGGGCTGGCTGAGCGGAAAGTTCCGTGCCGGGCAGGACCTGCCGACGACTCACCGCAGCGATCGCGATCCCGGCCGGTACGATCTCTCGAAGCCGGGCATTGCCGCGAAGTTCGACGCGGCGTCGGCGCTCGGCGAACTGGCCGACGACCTCGGTGTGCCGCTCGTGCACCTCGCTCTCGCCTTCGTGCTGCGCCACCCGGGTGTCACGAGCGCCATCATCGGCCCGCGCACGATGGAGCAGCTGGAGTCCCAGCTCGACGCCGCCTCGCTCGAGCTCACCACCGAGACGCTCGACCGCATCGACCAGATCGTGCCGCCCGGAACGAACCTGAACCCGGATGACGCGGGATTCACGAATTACTGGCTGGAGGCAGCGCGCCGCCGGCGCTAG